A part of Cannabis sativa cultivar Pink pepper isolate KNU-18-1 chromosome 6, ASM2916894v1, whole genome shotgun sequence genomic DNA contains:
- the LOC133038837 gene encoding uncharacterized protein LOC133038837, protein MATTKSGSKSPSPAKKISKISKKPPTNSSKVDPKMSLKRIAKKGMSDVAEPSSSKKRPFPNKIESRKTKRAKSSKSAKDVISYFDFEDEVHDGEVKPKVKSKVLLP, encoded by the exons ATGGCTACCACTAAGTCGGGTTCGAAGTCACCTTCCCCagctaaaaaaatttctaaaatttctaagaAACCTCCTACAAATTCATCTAAAGTTGATCCTAAGATGAGTTTGAAGCGCATTGCGAAGAAAGGAATGAGTGATGTTGCAGAGCCATCTAGTTCTAAGAAAAGACCTTTTCCAAATAAGATTGAGTCTCGTAAGACAAAGAGAGCAAAATCTTCGAAATCTGCCAAGGAT GTTAtatcttattttgattttgaggATGAAGTGCATGATGGGGAAGTGAAGCCTAAAGTTAAATCCAAGGTATTGTTACCTTGA
- the LOC133038838 gene encoding uncharacterized protein LOC133038838, whose product MVECYISEEAVEFCSEYMAGVEAIGISKPRTDPDDVDRGLRGKGTMVTVSKLELDQAQLVVMNNNAEVQPYITDHMELLQSMVPRNQKNKQKWVADQHRQTFIGWLRNTIISKLNEPNHGVSDVLSRIALGPTFAVAKHEAYIVRGKRFHTKSRDDAREVQNSGIRIVAETMHFASAKDRNPVLGTMTYYGVIEEIWELNYFAF is encoded by the exons ATGGTTGAGTGCTACATATCTGAAGAGGCTGTGGAATTTTGTTCAGAGTACATGGCTGGAGTTGAGGCAATAGGAATTAGCAAACCAAGAACTGACCCAGATGATGTTGATAGAGGGTTAAGGGGTAAAGGGACAATGGTGACAGTGTCCAAGCTTGAACTAGATCAAGCTCAATTAGTCGTGATGAACAATAACGCAGAGGTTCAACCATATATAAC tgaccatatggagctgttacaatcaatggttccaagaaatcaaaaaaataaacaaaaatgggttgcagACCAACATCGTCAAACTTTCATTGGGTGGTTAAGGAATACCATTATATCAAAGTTGAACGAACCGAATCATGGAGTATCTGATGTGTTGAGTCGTATTGCCCTTGGACCAACTTTTGCGGTTGCAAAGCATGAAGCGTACATTGTAAGGGGTAAACGTTTTCATACAAAGTCAAGAGATGATGCTCGAGAGGTTCAAAATAGTGGTATACGTATCGTCGCAGAAACTATGCACTTTGCAAGTGCAAAAGATAGAAACCCTGTTTTAGGTACTATGACGTATTACGGGGTCATTGAAGAAATATGGGAGCTCAATTATTTTGCGTTCTGA